In one Brevibacterium sp. CBA3109 genomic region, the following are encoded:
- a CDS encoding branched-chain amino acid aminotransferase, translated as MTKFAVLKNVQPQPELVRENIKKDPGFGLYFTDHMAHVRYTLDDGWHAHEVKPYGPLVLDPAAAVFHYAQEIFEGMKVYRHADGSVWTFRPERNAARINKSAERLALPQISEEDFIESIKALVALDQQWVPTPESETDESSLYLRPFMIATERFLGVRPSHEVDYYVIASPAGPYFSGGIKPVSIWLSQNFNRAGSGGTGFAKCGGNYAGSLAAQNEAAAQGCQQVLFTDAAENKYIDELGGMNLMLVTKDGRLLTPELGDSILDGVTRRSLLDLAPQLGLEPEERKVTVDEWREGAANGDIVEAFACGTAAVVTPIGRVVGSDFSIDHGDEPGEKTMEFRKTLLDIQYGRAEDTNNWMVRLA; from the coding sequence ATGACTAAGTTTGCCGTTCTCAAGAATGTCCAGCCGCAACCCGAGCTGGTGCGAGAGAACATCAAGAAGGACCCCGGATTCGGGCTCTACTTCACCGACCACATGGCACACGTCAGGTACACCCTTGACGATGGTTGGCACGCTCACGAGGTGAAGCCCTACGGTCCGCTGGTGCTCGATCCTGCTGCTGCAGTGTTCCACTACGCGCAGGAGATCTTCGAGGGCATGAAGGTCTACCGCCACGCAGACGGCTCCGTCTGGACCTTCCGTCCCGAGCGCAACGCTGCGCGCATCAACAAATCCGCCGAGCGTCTTGCGCTGCCGCAGATCTCGGAAGAGGATTTCATCGAATCGATCAAGGCGCTGGTCGCACTCGATCAGCAATGGGTTCCCACCCCAGAATCCGAGACCGACGAGTCGAGCCTGTACCTGCGGCCATTCATGATCGCCACCGAGCGATTCCTGGGTGTGCGGCCCAGCCATGAGGTCGACTACTACGTCATCGCCAGCCCCGCCGGTCCGTACTTCTCCGGCGGCATCAAGCCCGTCTCGATCTGGCTGTCGCAGAACTTCAACCGCGCCGGCTCCGGGGGCACCGGATTCGCCAAATGCGGTGGCAACTACGCGGGCTCGCTGGCAGCGCAGAACGAAGCCGCAGCCCAGGGGTGCCAGCAGGTGCTGTTCACCGACGCCGCAGAGAACAAATACATCGACGAGCTCGGCGGTATGAACCTCATGCTCGTGACCAAGGATGGCCGCCTGCTGACTCCAGAGCTCGGTGATTCCATCCTCGATGGTGTCACTCGCCGGTCTCTGCTCGACCTCGCCCCGCAGTTGGGTCTCGAGCCGGAAGAGCGCAAGGTCACGGTCGACGAATGGCGTGAGGGTGCCGCCAATGGCGACATCGTCGAGGCCTTCGCCTGCGGCACCGCCGCAGTCGTGACTCCGATCGGCCGTGTCGTCGGCAGCGATTTCTCGATCGACCACGGTGATGAGCCCGGTGAAAAGACCATGGAGTTCCGCAAGACTCTGCTCGACATCCAGTACGGTCGTGCCGAGGATACGAACAACTGGATGGTTCGCCTGGCCTGA
- a CDS encoding 3-isopropylmalate dehydrogenase — translation MKFSIAVMPGDGIGNEVVPEGLKVLKRAIEVSGEPVELELKNYDVGASRWHETGETMTDEELESLRGHDAIFFGACGDPSVPSGVLERGVILKMRFGLSHAVNLRPSKLYSGVTSPLANPGEIDFVVVREGTEGSYTGMGGSVRTDTPHEVATEVSINTWYGVERAVRDAFERAQARNKKLTYVHKHNVMVHAGHLWRRVVEKVGAEYPEVTFNYEHTDACTIYMVTDPSRYDVIVTDNLFGDILTDLAAAVTGGIGLAASGNLNVEGTAPSLFEPIHGSAPDIAGQQIADPTASILSGALMASHLGLDVVAKSIETAVEADLADRDGTKRSTAEVGDAIAARLG, via the coding sequence ATGAAGTTTTCAATTGCAGTCATGCCCGGTGATGGAATCGGCAACGAGGTCGTCCCTGAAGGTCTGAAGGTTCTCAAGCGCGCCATCGAGGTCTCCGGAGAACCCGTGGAGCTTGAGCTCAAGAACTACGATGTCGGCGCCAGCCGCTGGCACGAGACCGGCGAGACGATGACAGACGAAGAGCTGGAATCGCTGCGTGGCCATGACGCGATCTTCTTCGGTGCATGCGGCGACCCGAGTGTGCCATCGGGTGTGCTGGAACGTGGTGTGATCCTCAAGATGCGCTTCGGGCTGAGCCACGCAGTGAACCTGAGGCCGTCGAAGCTCTACTCTGGAGTCACCAGTCCGCTGGCGAATCCGGGAGAGATCGACTTCGTGGTCGTCCGTGAAGGCACCGAAGGTTCGTACACCGGGATGGGTGGCTCTGTCCGCACCGATACGCCCCACGAGGTCGCGACCGAGGTCTCGATCAACACCTGGTACGGCGTCGAACGCGCTGTTCGTGACGCATTCGAGCGCGCACAGGCGAGGAACAAGAAACTCACCTACGTCCACAAGCACAACGTCATGGTCCATGCGGGCCACCTGTGGCGTCGGGTCGTCGAGAAGGTCGGCGCCGAGTACCCCGAAGTCACATTCAACTACGAGCACACCGACGCGTGCACGATCTACATGGTCACCGACCCCTCACGCTATGACGTGATCGTCACCGACAACCTCTTCGGTGACATCCTCACCGACCTCGCCGCGGCCGTGACCGGCGGCATCGGACTGGCCGCCTCGGGCAATTTGAATGTCGAAGGTACGGCGCCGAGCCTATTCGAGCCCATCCACGGATCGGCCCCAGACATCGCCGGACAGCAGATCGCCGATCCGACCGCCTCGATCCTCTCCGGTGCACTGATGGCCTCGCACCTGGGGCTCGACGTCGTGGCTAAGTCGATCGAGACCGCTGTCGAGGCCGATTTGGCCGATCGCGACGGAACCAAGCGATCCACCGCCGAGGTGGGCGACGCGATTGCGGCCCGCCTGGGCTGA
- a CDS encoding CoA ester lyase yields MTDTIIRNRRAAALPAKLSRSWLLVNAAKEEIFSAAQISESDSVIFDLEASVSDDKKLEARDNVVRALEGGMSAWVRINKMDSEFWDDDLASVAMLPGLRGVMLPETERPEQVSYTAMRAKAGLPVIALLESAMGVENATKIAEAPGTFRLAFGTNDFRKDTGFSGDPMALAYARSRLTIASRMGGLPGAIDGPSAAAASDEQVRKDAEVTHMMGMTGKLVLNVDQVVTLNESMSPSEDERDWARQMLEAAEGGSEITDGSYLPRLTRAKKIASLASTYGLWNA; encoded by the coding sequence TTGACAGATACGATCATCCGCAACCGCCGAGCCGCAGCCCTTCCCGCCAAGCTCTCCCGCTCTTGGCTGCTGGTCAATGCGGCTAAGGAGGAGATCTTCTCTGCGGCGCAGATCTCCGAGTCGGATTCAGTCATCTTCGACCTCGAAGCATCGGTCTCCGACGACAAGAAGCTCGAGGCTCGTGACAATGTCGTGCGCGCTCTTGAGGGCGGCATGTCCGCGTGGGTCCGGATCAACAAGATGGACTCCGAATTCTGGGACGACGATCTGGCCTCCGTTGCCATGCTTCCCGGACTGCGCGGCGTGATGCTGCCGGAGACCGAACGGCCCGAGCAGGTCTCCTACACGGCGATGCGCGCGAAGGCAGGACTGCCGGTCATCGCGCTGCTCGAATCTGCGATGGGCGTGGAGAACGCGACCAAGATCGCCGAGGCGCCCGGCACCTTCCGTCTTGCATTCGGAACGAACGACTTCCGCAAGGACACCGGCTTCTCCGGCGATCCGATGGCGCTGGCCTACGCCCGCTCACGCCTGACCATCGCCTCACGCATGGGTGGACTGCCCGGAGCGATCGACGGCCCCTCAGCAGCCGCCGCCAGCGATGAGCAGGTCCGCAAGGACGCCGAGGTGACCCACATGATGGGTATGACCGGAAAGCTCGTGCTCAACGTCGATCAGGTCGTGACACTCAACGAGTCGATGAGTCCGAGCGAAGACGAGCGCGACTGGGCACGTCAGATGCTCGAAGCAGCCGAGGGCGGTTCCGAGATCACGGACGGCTCGTACCTCCCACGCCTGACTCGCGCGAAGAAGATTGCATCCCTGGCCTCTACCTACGGCCTCTGGAACGCCTGA
- a CDS encoding phosphatase PAP2 family protein, which translates to MSVRQPSWILWSTLPAVLLVVAFGLWLRVNVSGPTAVDQDWLNLVGLEPGTTGYWLAVTLAGVGGGAGAVICTGLLAAIFVLLRQFRAAGVLATTMLMGIALSELLKAVVTRVRPGEQLYDSLGYSYPSGHSMGAAALALGLAFIASRAHMIKLAEAVPTEIAPPLEPVRLRFHWSMVLALAWILLMMWSRTALQVHWLSDTIAGAFIGASAAVLADELWTWAAIRTRSPHRQR; encoded by the coding sequence ATGTCGGTCCGTCAACCCTCGTGGATCCTGTGGTCGACCCTGCCGGCGGTCCTCCTCGTCGTCGCATTCGGCCTGTGGCTGAGAGTCAATGTCTCCGGACCCACGGCGGTTGATCAGGATTGGCTGAACCTTGTCGGGCTTGAGCCAGGCACCACCGGGTATTGGCTGGCGGTCACCCTCGCCGGGGTGGGCGGGGGTGCGGGGGCCGTGATCTGCACCGGCCTGCTGGCTGCCATCTTCGTCCTTCTGCGACAATTCCGTGCCGCAGGTGTCCTTGCGACCACCATGCTCATGGGAATCGCCCTGTCCGAGTTGCTCAAGGCCGTGGTCACCCGAGTCCGCCCCGGCGAACAGCTCTATGACTCCCTGGGCTATTCATACCCTTCGGGCCATTCCATGGGCGCGGCTGCGCTGGCCCTGGGACTCGCCTTCATCGCCTCCCGAGCCCACATGATCAAACTGGCCGAGGCAGTTCCGACCGAGATCGCGCCCCCGCTCGAACCGGTGCGTCTGCGGTTCCACTGGTCGATGGTCCTGGCCCTCGCATGGATCCTGCTGATGATGTGGTCACGCACAGCACTCCAGGTGCACTGGCTCTCCGACACGATCGCCGGAGCATTCATCGGCGCCTCGGCCGCGGTACTCGCCGACGAGCTGTGGACCTGGGCAGCGATAAGGACCCGTTCGCCTCATCGTCAGAGGTGA
- the serA gene encoding phosphoglycerate dehydrogenase: MPKPIVLIAEKLSPATIDALGGDFEIRQTEGADRSQLLNDIVDVDAILVRSATQVDAEAISAAKKLQVIARAGVGLDNVDVPAATSAGVMVVNAPTSNIISAAELTMAHILGSARYFGAGNTSLKAGEWKRSKYTGVELYEKTLGIVGLGRIGGLVAERAKAFGMRLVGYDPYITQARAAQMGVEVVDLPGLLAVSDFVTVHMPKTPETIGMISTEEFKSAKPGARFINVARGGIIDEEALAEAVAAGEVGGAGIDVWNTEPPEHSALMELDAVNVTPHLGASTAEAQEKAGVAVAKSVRKALAGELVPDAVNVAGGAIHEDVRPGIPLAERLGRVVNSLANSSVTHFKVEVNGEIADKDVSVLKLSALKGLFKDVVSDQVSYVNAPLLAEERGIGVELVTDPYCESFRNITRLTATTSEGQRISVSGTVTGPKLVQKLTEVNGFELEIELTDNLLIFRYEDRPGIIGQLGQALGANDINIAGMQVSPSATDNDALSVLAVDSAVSEAVVKAVAGAVNASAFSGVSLSED; this comes from the coding sequence GTGCCCAAGCCCATCGTGCTCATCGCCGAAAAACTGTCACCGGCCACCATCGATGCCCTTGGCGGGGACTTCGAGATCCGTCAGACCGAAGGTGCTGACCGTTCTCAGCTCCTCAACGACATCGTCGATGTCGACGCGATTCTCGTCCGCTCCGCCACTCAGGTCGATGCCGAGGCGATCAGTGCCGCGAAGAAACTCCAGGTCATCGCCCGGGCCGGCGTCGGACTCGACAATGTCGACGTCCCAGCCGCCACCTCGGCGGGTGTCATGGTCGTCAACGCTCCGACCTCGAACATCATCTCCGCGGCCGAGCTCACCATGGCCCACATCCTCGGGTCGGCACGTTACTTCGGCGCCGGCAACACCTCGCTCAAGGCGGGGGAGTGGAAGCGTTCGAAGTACACGGGCGTGGAGCTCTACGAAAAGACTCTCGGCATCGTCGGACTCGGCCGCATCGGCGGACTTGTGGCCGAGCGTGCTAAGGCATTCGGCATGCGTCTGGTCGGCTACGACCCCTACATCACGCAGGCGCGGGCCGCGCAGATGGGCGTCGAGGTCGTCGACCTGCCCGGGCTGTTGGCCGTCAGTGACTTCGTCACCGTCCACATGCCCAAAACTCCCGAGACCATCGGCATGATCAGCACAGAGGAATTCAAGTCGGCGAAGCCGGGCGCGCGATTCATCAACGTGGCCCGCGGCGGCATCATCGACGAGGAGGCGCTGGCCGAGGCGGTCGCAGCAGGTGAAGTCGGCGGTGCCGGCATCGACGTGTGGAACACCGAACCACCTGAGCACTCGGCGCTGATGGAACTCGACGCCGTCAACGTCACGCCCCACCTCGGCGCTTCGACTGCCGAGGCACAGGAGAAGGCCGGCGTTGCCGTGGCCAAGTCCGTACGCAAGGCCCTGGCCGGGGAACTCGTTCCGGATGCGGTCAACGTTGCCGGCGGAGCCATCCACGAGGACGTGCGCCCGGGCATTCCCCTGGCAGAACGACTGGGCCGAGTCGTCAACTCACTGGCGAACTCCTCGGTCACACATTTCAAGGTCGAGGTCAACGGCGAGATCGCGGACAAGGACGTGTCTGTCCTCAAGCTCTCCGCGCTCAAGGGCCTGTTCAAGGACGTCGTGTCCGATCAGGTTTCCTACGTCAACGCCCCGCTGTTGGCGGAGGAGCGCGGAATCGGCGTCGAACTCGTCACCGATCCGTACTGCGAATCATTCCGCAACATCACGCGGCTGACCGCGACGACGAGCGAAGGGCAGCGGATCTCGGTCTCGGGCACCGTGACCGGACCGAAGCTCGTGCAGAAGCTCACCGAGGTCAACGGTTTCGAGCTGGAGATCGAGCTCACCGACAACCTGCTTATCTTCCGCTATGAGGACCGTCCGGGCATCATCGGTCAGCTTGGCCAGGCCCTCGGCGCCAATGACATCAACATCGCGGGCATGCAGGTCTCACCCTCGGCGACCGACAATGATGCACTGTCTGTGCTGGCTGTCGACTCGGCGGTGTCCGAAGCCGTCGTCAAGGCCGTGGCGGGAGCCGTCAACGCCTCTGCATTCAGTGGAGTCTCATTGAGCGAGGACTGA
- a CDS encoding GNAT family N-acetyltransferase, which produces MTNYRFENFKPAFDESTGAPDERTQGYFASTSVGFHDVRSTDDALKNRVGRAIADGRNLTAVYAKQEYEHALDAGIPVATFAWFEKLVNVGGGRLVPGHLITWVTVRPTHRRRGLLRSLMTTDLAEAKADGYPFAALTATEGGIYSRFGFGVATWAHSIEVDTSPGFKMVHEPDRRVEMCLPSELRELAPKIYGEFMRTSPGAMERQQTYVERATGALNTDTGEADRGVRAALHFNEQGEADGYVSYKFAGWSKNPPTIELIDFVAVTDAAYASLWSFLAAIDLSTRVTFGESAEDSPLPWLLTDSRRVRTVSTEDNIWIRILDVKAALEARPWYVPGTLVLEIDDSLDLAGGRFTITSDGENAVVETASDSTPADLSLGIAELGSLYFGGADPVILARAGRIDENVPGAAVRASAMFSLGRMPYSPNGF; this is translated from the coding sequence GTGACGAACTACAGATTCGAAAACTTCAAGCCCGCCTTCGACGAATCCACCGGTGCCCCTGATGAGCGCACCCAGGGGTACTTCGCGTCGACGAGTGTGGGATTCCACGATGTCCGCTCGACAGACGATGCCCTGAAGAACCGCGTGGGGCGGGCCATCGCTGACGGCCGGAATCTCACCGCCGTCTATGCGAAGCAGGAATACGAGCACGCCCTCGACGCGGGAATTCCTGTGGCGACCTTTGCGTGGTTCGAGAAGCTGGTCAACGTGGGTGGTGGGCGTCTGGTGCCCGGACACCTGATCACCTGGGTGACGGTGCGGCCGACGCATCGCCGGCGTGGACTGCTGCGGTCGCTGATGACGACCGACCTCGCCGAGGCGAAGGCCGACGGATACCCGTTCGCCGCACTGACTGCGACCGAGGGTGGGATCTACTCCCGCTTCGGCTTCGGCGTCGCCACCTGGGCGCATTCCATCGAGGTCGACACCTCACCCGGATTCAAGATGGTCCACGAACCCGACCGTCGGGTCGAGATGTGTCTGCCCAGTGAGCTGCGCGAACTGGCCCCGAAGATCTACGGGGAGTTCATGCGCACCTCGCCGGGTGCGATGGAGCGCCAGCAGACCTACGTTGAGCGTGCCACCGGAGCGTTGAACACCGACACTGGTGAAGCCGACCGTGGCGTGCGTGCTGCCCTGCACTTCAATGAGCAGGGCGAGGCCGACGGCTACGTGTCCTATAAATTCGCCGGTTGGTCGAAGAATCCGCCGACGATCGAACTCATCGACTTCGTCGCAGTCACCGACGCCGCCTATGCCTCCCTGTGGTCATTCCTGGCCGCCATCGACCTGTCGACGAGAGTGACATTCGGGGAATCGGCCGAGGATTCGCCGCTGCCCTGGCTGCTCACCGATTCACGCCGGGTCAGGACCGTGTCCACGGAGGACAACATCTGGATCCGGATCCTTGATGTCAAGGCAGCACTCGAAGCCAGGCCCTGGTACGTGCCCGGCACATTGGTGCTCGAGATCGATGACTCGCTGGACTTGGCCGGTGGTCGTTTCACGATCACCTCCGACGGTGAGAACGCCGTCGTCGAAACCGCCTCCGATTCGACCCCTGCCGATTTGAGCCTGGGCATCGCGGAGCTTGGTTCCCTCTACTTCGGCGGTGCCGACCCGGTGATCCTCGCTCGGGCGGGACGAATCGACGAGAACGTGCCCGGAGCAGCGGTGCGCGCCAGTGCGATGTTCAGCCTGGGACGGATGCCGTACTCGCCCAACGGTTTCTGA
- a CDS encoding ABC transporter permease has protein sequence MTAASQGPAERVPAQRTRRDSVWARLLRSRASVTGLVLVLVFILLALLAPVFSALTGNSPLSYNSDLLGPDTAPAGPFGGISTQHWFGVEPRTGRDLFAIVSYGAQVSLLIGLAATLVSIVVGVIVGLVAGFYGGFADRLLSRLTDVIFGFPFLIFAIALSATVPASVPRTLLLILVIGFFGWPSIARVVRSETLSLKERGFVRAAAAQGTGSARIIIREIFPNILATIIVFTTVSIPGKIGAEAALSFLGVGVNPPTPSWGRSISDAISWVQVDPMYLIFPGMALFLVTLGFNMFGDGLRDALDPAEARNENAAPIEPVSTGGQP, from the coding sequence ATGACAGCAGCCTCACAAGGACCTGCCGAGCGAGTTCCAGCGCAGCGCACTCGCCGAGACAGCGTCTGGGCTCGTCTCCTGCGTTCGCGCGCATCCGTGACCGGCCTCGTCCTGGTGCTCGTCTTCATTCTTCTCGCGCTCCTGGCCCCGGTCTTCTCAGCGCTGACCGGCAACAGCCCGCTCTCCTACAATTCGGACCTCCTCGGACCCGACACCGCACCGGCAGGGCCATTCGGTGGGATCAGCACCCAGCACTGGTTCGGCGTCGAGCCTCGCACTGGTCGTGATCTGTTCGCGATCGTCTCCTATGGTGCTCAGGTATCCCTGCTCATCGGCCTGGCCGCCACCCTCGTCTCGATCGTCGTCGGGGTGATCGTCGGCCTCGTCGCCGGGTTCTATGGCGGCTTCGCCGATCGCCTGCTCTCGCGTCTGACCGACGTGATCTTCGGCTTCCCATTCCTCATCTTCGCAATCGCACTGTCCGCGACCGTCCCCGCGAGTGTCCCCCGCACCCTGCTCCTCATCCTCGTCATCGGCTTCTTCGGGTGGCCCTCGATCGCCCGCGTCGTGCGCAGCGAGACTCTCTCGCTCAAGGAGCGCGGGTTCGTCCGTGCCGCAGCTGCCCAGGGAACCGGAAGCGCCCGCATCATCATCCGCGAGATCTTCCCGAACATTCTGGCCACGATCATTGTCTTCACGACCGTGTCGATCCCGGGCAAGATCGGTGCCGAGGCGGCGCTGTCCTTCCTCGGGGTCGGCGTCAATCCGCCCACCCCGTCGTGGGGTCGCTCGATCTCCGACGCGATCTCCTGGGTCCAGGTCGATCCCATGTACCTGATCTTCCCCGGCATGGCTCTGTTCCTCGTGACGTTGGGCTTCAACATGTTCGGTGATGGTCTCCGTGATGCGCTCGACCCAGCTGAGGCGCGCAACGAGAATGCGGCACCGATCGAACCCGTGAGCACAGGAGGACAACCGTGA
- a CDS encoding ABC transporter permease, translated as MSRVKFVIYRLLGALIVLFIVAAACFAIFYLMPSNPAQYSCGKPCSPDRLAEVERYLGVDQAWWKQLFDFLRGIVVGRDFGTGAAAIHCDAPCFGYSFRLRDSVTSLILSRLPITVSLTLGAAVLWAIGGIAAGLIAALKRGTATDNVVMGAAITGISAPTYLLGLLGILLFGFTLNVLPIGGYVPLTENPAMWAFHLILPWIVLAIANAAIYARLTRGQMLEVMSQDYIRTARAKGLSEPVVIGKHGLRNLVLPLTTLFAIDIGGLLGGAVITEKVFGLGGVGTLLLEAVSNLDIQVIVGVTLFAAAIVVIANLLADLSYSILDPRIGARR; from the coding sequence GTGAGCCGCGTCAAATTCGTCATCTACCGTCTGCTCGGGGCACTCATCGTGCTCTTCATCGTCGCGGCCGCGTGCTTCGCGATCTTCTACCTCATGCCCAGCAATCCCGCGCAGTATTCGTGCGGAAAGCCATGTTCGCCAGACCGCCTCGCCGAAGTCGAACGCTATCTGGGTGTCGATCAGGCGTGGTGGAAGCAGCTCTTCGACTTCCTTCGCGGAATCGTCGTCGGTCGTGACTTCGGCACGGGTGCCGCTGCCATCCACTGCGATGCCCCCTGCTTCGGCTATTCGTTCCGTCTGCGCGACTCGGTCACGTCGCTCATCCTCAGCCGACTGCCGATCACCGTCTCACTGACTCTGGGTGCGGCAGTCCTGTGGGCCATCGGCGGGATCGCCGCCGGCCTCATCGCCGCTCTCAAGCGCGGAACTGCCACCGACAACGTGGTCATGGGAGCCGCCATCACCGGCATCTCAGCGCCCACCTACCTGCTGGGTCTGCTCGGCATCCTGCTCTTCGGCTTCACTCTCAACGTCCTGCCCATCGGCGGATATGTGCCGCTGACCGAGAACCCTGCGATGTGGGCCTTCCACCTGATCCTTCCCTGGATCGTCCTGGCCATCGCCAATGCAGCGATCTATGCACGGCTGACTCGCGGCCAGATGCTCGAGGTGATGAGCCAGGACTACATCCGCACGGCCCGGGCCAAGGGGCTGAGCGAACCGGTCGTCATCGGCAAGCACGGGCTGCGCAATCTGGTGTTGCCCCTGACGACGCTCTTCGCGATCGACATCGGCGGGCTCCTGGGCGGGGCAGTGATCACGGAGAAGGTCTTCGGCCTCGGCGGCGTCGGCACACTGCTGCTCGAAGCCGTGTCGAACCTCGACATCCAGGTCATCGTCGGCGTCACTCTCTTCGCCGCGGCGATCGTGGTCATCGCGAATCTGCTTGCCGATCTCAGCTATTCGATCCTCGACCCACGAATCGGGGCTCGCCGCTGA